One stretch of Rosistilla oblonga DNA includes these proteins:
- a CDS encoding SCO family protein — protein sequence MNRTAMHVMVILITGMVIGLIARSRRIEREQAEAAQVQMEAEVAEAAVAEQSAAKEPVVVEGDGWLSEFELTERSGETVSSKELLGQPYVVSFFFTTCPSTCPMQNEKLKILQEEFYGKGVRFLSISCDPEIDTPEVLSEYAKRFEADKDQWLFLTGELNYIRRVGAEVFRLPVNRRFHTDRFVLVGADGEIVALYEWPEPEQFDRLKKDIGKLLAGEKIDDSKDEGNAS from the coding sequence ATGAATCGCACGGCAATGCATGTGATGGTGATCTTGATCACCGGCATGGTGATTGGATTGATCGCCCGTTCTCGGCGGATCGAACGCGAGCAGGCGGAAGCGGCTCAGGTCCAGATGGAGGCCGAGGTTGCCGAAGCGGCTGTCGCGGAGCAGTCCGCTGCCAAGGAGCCGGTCGTGGTCGAAGGTGATGGTTGGTTGAGCGAGTTCGAGCTGACCGAACGCAGCGGCGAGACGGTGTCCAGTAAAGAACTGTTGGGACAACCGTATGTCGTCAGCTTTTTCTTCACGACCTGCCCCAGCACCTGCCCGATGCAAAATGAGAAGCTGAAGATTTTGCAGGAGGAGTTTTATGGGAAGGGAGTTCGCTTCTTGAGCATCAGTTGCGATCCCGAGATCGATACGCCCGAGGTGTTGTCGGAATACGCCAAGCGATTTGAGGCGGATAAGGACCAATGGCTGTTCCTGACCGGCGAACTGAATTACATCCGACGCGTGGGGGCGGAGGTGTTCCGGTTGCCGGTCAACCGACGCTTCCACACCGACCGTTTTGTTTTGGTCGGTGCCGATGGCGAGATCGTCGCGTTGTATGAATGGCCCGAACCGGAACAGTTCGATCGGCTGAAGAAGGACATCGGCAAACTGCTTGCCGGCGAGAAGATCGATGACTCGAAGGACGAAGGAAATGCCAGCTAA
- a CDS encoding CTP synthase translates to MTKHIFVTGGVVSSLGKGLTSASIGMLLEQRGLRVRMQKLDPYINVDPGTMSPYQHGEVYVLDDGSETDLDLGHYERFTNGPLSRDSNYTTGQIYLSVIEKERQGRFLGKTVQVIPHITDEIKSVVQKLGDDDDVDVVITEIGGTVGDIEGLPFLEAIRQFSLDVGKENCLYIHLTLIPYLKAAGELKTKPTQHSVGQLREIGIQPDILICRTEHSVTREDREKIALFCNVPLEAVIEEKDKDFSIYEVPLSLVENKLDSLIIKRLGLNAKSLDITGWSEMLHSMRNPQHEISIAVVGKYAEHKDAYKSIYESLDHAGIANKAQLRIGRVQSADIEREGVERMLSGYHGILVPGGFGERGIEGKVQAIQFARERNIPFFGICLGMQCAAIEFGRNVIGLTDAHSTEFDRDTQNPVICLLDEQRNITQMGGTMRLGAQQAKLDRHSKSAACYGTDEVVERHRHRYEFNNSYRSQFEANGMRIAGTSPDHELVEIIEIAEHPWFVAVQFHPEFKSKPLSAHPLFSGFIEAAIQRRINKTEHDRAASQPAPDSASS, encoded by the coding sequence ATGACAAAGCACATTTTCGTAACCGGCGGCGTGGTAAGTTCCCTTGGCAAAGGCTTGACCAGCGCATCGATTGGCATGCTGTTGGAACAACGTGGACTGCGCGTCCGCATGCAGAAGCTGGACCCGTACATCAACGTCGATCCGGGGACGATGAGCCCCTACCAGCACGGCGAGGTCTACGTCCTGGACGACGGCAGCGAGACCGACCTGGATCTGGGGCACTACGAACGCTTCACCAACGGCCCGCTTTCCCGCGATTCGAATTACACCACCGGCCAGATCTATCTGTCGGTGATCGAAAAGGAACGCCAGGGGCGATTCCTGGGCAAAACGGTCCAGGTGATCCCGCACATCACCGACGAGATCAAATCGGTCGTGCAAAAGCTGGGCGACGACGACGACGTCGACGTCGTGATCACCGAGATCGGTGGCACGGTTGGCGATATCGAAGGCTTGCCCTTCCTGGAAGCGATCCGCCAGTTTTCGCTGGATGTCGGCAAGGAAAACTGCCTGTACATTCACCTAACGCTGATCCCCTACCTGAAGGCCGCGGGCGAACTGAAGACAAAACCGACGCAGCACAGCGTTGGCCAATTGCGAGAGATCGGTATCCAACCGGACATCCTGATCTGCCGCACCGAACACAGCGTGACGCGCGAGGATCGCGAAAAGATCGCTCTGTTCTGTAACGTCCCCTTGGAAGCGGTGATCGAAGAAAAGGACAAGGACTTCTCGATCTATGAGGTCCCGCTGAGTCTGGTCGAGAACAAACTGGACAGCTTGATCATCAAGCGACTGGGGCTGAACGCTAAATCGCTGGACATCACCGGCTGGTCGGAGATGCTGCACTCGATGCGTAATCCGCAGCACGAGATCAGCATCGCCGTCGTCGGCAAATACGCCGAACACAAAGACGCCTACAAATCGATCTACGAATCGTTGGATCACGCGGGAATCGCCAACAAGGCTCAGCTGCGAATCGGCCGCGTGCAAAGCGCCGATATCGAACGTGAAGGAGTCGAACGGATGCTGTCGGGATACCACGGCATCTTGGTCCCCGGCGGTTTTGGCGAGCGAGGCATCGAAGGCAAAGTGCAGGCGATTCAGTTCGCTCGCGAGCGGAACATTCCGTTTTTCGGAATCTGTCTGGGCATGCAATGTGCCGCGATCGAATTTGGTCGCAACGTGATCGGATTGACCGACGCCCATTCGACGGAGTTCGACCGCGATACGCAAAACCCAGTGATCTGCTTGTTGGACGAACAACGCAACATCACGCAGATGGGCGGCACGATGCGATTGGGAGCTCAGCAAGCGAAGCTCGACCGACACAGCAAATCGGCGGCGTGTTACGGCACCGACGAAGTAGTCGAACGCCACCGCCACCGGTACGAGTTCAACAACAGCTATCGCAGCCAATTCGAAGCCAACGGGATGCGGATCGCCGGGACGAGCCCCGACCACGAACTGGTCGAGATCATCGAGATCGCCGAGCATCCTTGGTTCGTCGCGGTTCAGTTCCATCCGGAATTCAAGAGCAAGCCGCTGTCGGCGCATCCGTTGTTCTCGGGCTTCATCGAAGCCGCGATCCAACGCCGAATCAACAAGACCGAACACGATCGGGCCGCTTCACAACCGGCTCCCGATTCGGCCTCCAGCTAG
- a CDS encoding DUF420 domain-containing protein — MEWLASNLPHATASLNSLATVLLVIGLVMVKRGNLKAHRNVMITCFAVSGLFLALYLLHKVALFQTTGSPNRRFPTDVSSAARTVYFTILGTHLLLAITVPPLAIAAIVQGLKDNREKHRKIVRFAFPIWLYVSITGVVVYYMLYWAYPVA, encoded by the coding sequence ATGGAATGGTTAGCGAGTAATCTGCCGCACGCGACTGCGTCGCTGAACAGCCTGGCGACGGTGCTGTTGGTGATCGGGTTGGTGATGGTCAAGCGAGGGAACTTGAAGGCCCATCGCAATGTGATGATCACATGTTTTGCCGTCAGCGGCCTGTTCCTGGCGTTGTATCTGTTGCACAAGGTCGCTTTGTTCCAGACAACCGGTTCGCCCAATCGGCGGTTCCCAACCGATGTCTCCAGCGCCGCGAGAACCGTCTATTTTACGATCCTTGGAACGCACCTGTTGCTTGCGATCACGGTGCCGCCGTTGGCGATCGCTGCGATCGTGCAGGGATTGAAAGACAATCGTGAGAAGCATCGCAAGATCGTCCGATTCGCCTTTCCGATCTGGCTGTACGTATCGATCACCGGCGTGGTCGTCTACTACATGTTGTACTGGGCCTATCCTGTCGCTTAG
- a CDS encoding sulfatase, giving the protein MTIAHALRCLMFAIAVCFTSAAFAADKPNVILIFIDDMGWGDIGCYGNDFVDTPRIDQLAAEGMRFTDFYAAGAVCSPTRCALQSGQNQARIGITAHIPGHWRPFERVITPQTTMALPLDTVTVGESMQQAGYKTGYIGKWHLGDSPGFLPDRQGYEYSAVINGPHLPGKFRVAGRKDIKPKPGQYRTDFEADLCVDFIEQNKSKPFFLMLSPFAVHIPLGAMSEKVQKYQDKAKATGRELPNPIYAAMIEHCDDMVGRIVDAVEAQGLTEKTMIVFTSDNGGLYRRYDYRPAADDNVSSLAPLKGEKGSLHEGGVRVPLIVKYPAKVAAGGVCAEPTISYDFYPTFVELAGGSLPANQTIDGVSLLPLLEKPDATLPRSALHWHYPHYHHDRPASSIRERDWKLIEYLDGTGDVELYHIASDIGESENLVEEKAGRAADLRRKLATWRHEVSARMPIPNPNYDPARADQWWSLRSGKPVDSDSRKRFPPTEKDL; this is encoded by the coding sequence ATGACCATTGCTCATGCGCTTCGTTGCCTGATGTTTGCGATAGCCGTTTGTTTCACGTCGGCTGCGTTTGCTGCGGATAAGCCCAACGTGATCCTGATCTTCATCGATGACATGGGCTGGGGCGATATCGGTTGTTACGGCAACGATTTCGTCGACACGCCGCGGATCGATCAACTGGCCGCCGAAGGGATGCGGTTCACCGATTTTTATGCCGCGGGAGCTGTCTGTTCGCCGACACGATGTGCGCTCCAATCGGGACAGAACCAAGCTCGGATCGGGATCACCGCTCACATCCCCGGGCACTGGCGTCCGTTTGAACGGGTGATCACGCCGCAGACGACGATGGCCTTGCCGTTGGATACCGTCACGGTGGGCGAATCGATGCAGCAGGCGGGATATAAGACCGGATATATCGGCAAGTGGCACCTAGGAGATTCGCCCGGCTTCCTCCCCGATCGCCAAGGCTATGAATATTCGGCGGTCATCAACGGCCCGCATCTGCCGGGCAAGTTTCGCGTCGCCGGACGCAAGGACATCAAACCGAAGCCGGGGCAATATCGGACCGACTTCGAAGCCGATCTGTGTGTCGACTTCATCGAGCAGAACAAATCGAAGCCCTTCTTTTTGATGCTCTCTCCGTTTGCGGTTCACATCCCGCTTGGAGCGATGTCCGAAAAGGTGCAGAAGTATCAAGACAAAGCAAAGGCGACGGGGCGCGAGCTGCCCAATCCGATCTACGCCGCGATGATCGAGCATTGCGATGACATGGTCGGCCGGATCGTCGACGCGGTCGAAGCTCAAGGGCTGACCGAAAAGACGATGATCGTCTTCACCTCCGATAACGGCGGGTTGTATCGACGCTACGATTACCGTCCTGCCGCCGATGACAACGTCAGTTCGCTGGCACCGCTGAAAGGCGAAAAGGGATCGTTGCACGAGGGAGGTGTCCGCGTGCCGTTGATCGTCAAATATCCAGCCAAGGTTGCCGCCGGTGGCGTCTGTGCCGAACCGACGATCAGCTACGATTTCTACCCGACGTTTGTCGAACTCGCCGGCGGCAGCTTGCCGGCGAATCAGACGATCGATGGCGTCTCGTTGCTGCCATTGTTGGAGAAGCCCGATGCGACGCTACCCCGTTCCGCCTTGCATTGGCACTATCCGCACTACCACCACGATCGCCCTGCCAGCAGTATCCGTGAGCGCGATTGGAAGCTGATCGAATATCTCGATGGGACCGGCGATGTCGAGCTTTATCACATTGCGTCGGACATCGGTGAAAGCGAGAACCTTGTCGAAGAGAAAGCCGGCCGCGCGGCCGATCTGCGTCGCAAGTTGGCGACCTGGCGACATGAGGTCTCGGCTCGGATGCCAATCCCCAATCCCAACTACGATCCCGCCCGCGCCGATCAGTGGTGGAGTTTGCGATCGGGAAAACCTGTCGACAGCGATAGCCGAAAACGCTTTCCGCCGACCGAAAAAGATCTGTAG
- a CDS encoding sulfatase family protein: MRCLVVSVVLFISCLGVGGDATEGKAQAAEPSRPNIVYILADDMGIGDVQAFNPEGKIATPAMNRLAAEGMRFNDAHSGSAVCSPTRYGILTGRYSWRTRLQSGVTWGYSLPLIDSGRMTVASMLKSQGYNTACIGKWHLGLEWGLKDPSKKPSDDPKEPWDNIDFAKPITSGPLQLGFDTFFGISASLDMHPYVYIEDDHLTDIPTKEVAASGGKKFWRKGPVGDDFQHIGVLDRLTDRAVDYIETQSADKPFFLYFPLPAPHTPIVPTEAFQNKSGLNEWGDFVMQVDSVVGSVMQAIEKQGLTDNTLIIVTSDNGATPKADFAELKAKGHNPSSVYRGNKADAFEGGHRVAFIARWPAVIAAGTASDATICHTDLLATAAEATGAELPADAAVDSVSMLPLMKDADTPTVREATVHHSVNGSFAIRKGSWKLMFCPGSGGWSTPRPPAARNQKLPPLQLFDLATDIGETKNVADSHPEVVQELSQLMAQYIERGRSTPGADQENEVEIRLMK, translated from the coding sequence ATGCGTTGTCTCGTTGTATCGGTCGTCCTGTTCATCAGTTGCCTAGGTGTTGGCGGCGACGCGACGGAGGGCAAGGCGCAAGCCGCAGAACCATCGCGGCCCAACATCGTCTACATTTTGGCCGACGATATGGGGATCGGAGACGTTCAGGCGTTTAACCCCGAAGGCAAGATCGCCACGCCGGCGATGAACAGGTTGGCTGCCGAGGGGATGCGTTTTAACGACGCTCATTCCGGTTCGGCCGTCTGTTCGCCGACGCGTTACGGAATTCTGACCGGCCGCTACAGTTGGCGGACGCGGTTGCAATCGGGAGTCACCTGGGGCTATTCGCTGCCGTTGATCGATTCGGGGCGGATGACTGTCGCGTCGATGCTGAAGTCGCAGGGCTACAACACCGCCTGCATCGGCAAGTGGCATCTCGGATTGGAGTGGGGGCTGAAAGATCCTTCGAAGAAGCCGAGCGATGATCCGAAGGAACCTTGGGACAACATCGACTTTGCCAAACCGATCACCTCCGGCCCGCTGCAGCTTGGGTTCGATACCTTCTTCGGCATCTCGGCTTCGCTGGACATGCATCCTTATGTCTACATCGAAGACGATCATTTGACCGACATCCCGACTAAAGAAGTGGCTGCGTCGGGGGGGAAGAAGTTTTGGCGCAAGGGGCCCGTCGGCGATGACTTCCAACACATCGGCGTCTTGGATCGCTTGACCGACCGAGCCGTCGACTACATTGAAACGCAATCCGCCGACAAACCGTTCTTCCTCTATTTCCCATTGCCAGCGCCTCACACGCCGATCGTTCCGACCGAAGCGTTTCAAAACAAAAGCGGTCTCAACGAGTGGGGCGATTTTGTCATGCAAGTCGATTCGGTTGTCGGTTCGGTAATGCAGGCGATCGAAAAACAGGGGCTCACCGACAACACGTTGATCATCGTCACCAGCGACAACGGCGCGACGCCGAAAGCTGATTTTGCGGAGCTGAAGGCCAAGGGGCACAATCCGAGTTCGGTCTACCGCGGCAACAAAGCCGACGCGTTTGAAGGCGGCCACCGCGTGGCGTTCATCGCTCGCTGGCCCGCCGTGATCGCCGCCGGAACCGCATCGGACGCAACGATTTGCCACACCGATCTGCTGGCGACCGCGGCGGAAGCGACCGGCGCGGAACTGCCCGCCGACGCGGCTGTCGATTCGGTCAGCATGCTGCCGTTGATGAAAGATGCCGACACGCCGACGGTTCGCGAAGCGACGGTTCACCACTCGGTCAACGGTTCGTTTGCGATCCGTAAGGGCTCGTGGAAGCTGATGTTCTGCCCCGGTTCGGGCGGATGGAGCACGCCGCGTCCGCCTGCGGCGAGAAATCAAAAGCTTCCGCCGCTGCAGTTGTTCGATCTGGCGACCGACATCGGTGAAACCAAAAACGTTGCCGACAGCCACCCCGAAGTCGTTCAAGAATTGAGCCAGTTGATGGCTCAATATATCGAGCGTGGCCGTAGCACGCCGGGTGCTGATCAAGAGAACGAAGTCGAAATCCGGTTGATGAAATAA
- the purD gene encoding phosphoribosylamine--glycine ligase: MKVLVVGNGGREHALAWKIGMSPRVSQVFVAPGNAGTGVDATNVPISADDTEGLVNFARRESIDLTVVGPEVPLVNGLVDALEAAGLRAFGPSAAAAELEGSKVFCKNLLKAADIPTADYQTFRTGDDAARFIKDRYPEENSSVPVVVKADGLAAGKGVIVCSTREDALDAIDRITRQREFGEAGNELIIEDRLIGQEASILAITDGNAIVMLPAAQDHKPAYDGDKGPNTGGMGAYCPTPIVDEKMIEMIQEDIIVPTVHAMKRNRRPFKGVLYAGLMITSTGPKVLEYNVRFGDPECQPLLMRLKSDIMDILEAVADGRLIDIDPPEWDERPSICVVMASEGYPGDYVKGREISGLHDAAKLKDVKVFHAGTKLTQGSVQTDGGRVLGVTALGNSISNAKLQAYTAVKQIRWPGAWCRKDISDKAL; this comes from the coding sequence ATGAAAGTGTTGGTGGTTGGCAACGGTGGACGCGAACATGCGCTTGCCTGGAAGATTGGCATGAGCCCGCGTGTTTCACAGGTTTTTGTAGCCCCTGGAAACGCGGGAACCGGTGTCGATGCGACCAACGTCCCAATCAGTGCGGATGACACCGAGGGCTTGGTCAATTTCGCCCGCCGCGAATCGATCGACCTGACGGTCGTCGGCCCCGAAGTCCCCTTGGTCAACGGGCTAGTCGACGCTTTGGAAGCCGCGGGCCTTCGCGCATTTGGCCCCTCCGCCGCCGCGGCGGAACTGGAAGGGAGCAAAGTCTTCTGCAAGAACCTGCTGAAAGCTGCCGACATCCCGACCGCCGACTACCAAACCTTCCGCACCGGCGACGATGCGGCGCGGTTCATCAAAGACCGCTACCCCGAAGAGAACTCCTCAGTCCCCGTGGTCGTCAAAGCCGACGGCTTGGCCGCGGGTAAAGGCGTGATCGTCTGTTCGACTCGTGAAGACGCTCTCGACGCGATCGACCGAATCACGCGACAGCGCGAATTTGGCGAAGCCGGCAACGAGCTGATCATCGAAGACCGTTTGATCGGTCAAGAAGCGAGCATCCTAGCGATCACCGACGGCAATGCGATCGTGATGCTCCCCGCCGCTCAAGATCACAAGCCAGCTTACGACGGCGACAAAGGTCCCAACACCGGCGGCATGGGAGCTTATTGCCCGACGCCGATCGTCGACGAGAAGATGATCGAGATGATCCAAGAGGACATCATCGTCCCGACGGTTCACGCGATGAAACGCAACCGCCGTCCGTTCAAAGGCGTTTTGTACGCTGGCTTGATGATCACCTCGACCGGCCCCAAGGTGCTCGAATACAACGTGCGATTCGGCGACCCCGAATGCCAACCGCTGCTGATGCGTCTGAAGAGCGACATCATGGACATCTTGGAAGCTGTCGCCGACGGTCGCTTGATCGATATCGATCCGCCGGAGTGGGACGAACGCCCGAGTATCTGCGTGGTGATGGCCAGCGAAGGTTATCCCGGCGATTACGTCAAAGGCCGCGAGATCTCCGGCCTTCACGACGCTGCCAAACTGAAAGATGTCAAAGTCTTCCACGCCGGCACCAAGCTGACCCAAGGTTCGGTGCAAACCGACGGCGGACGCGTGCTGGGCGTGACAGCGCTTGGCAACAGCATCAGCAACGCCAAACTGCAAGCCTATACCGCGGTGAAGCAGATCCGCTGGCCCGGCGCCTGGTGCCGCAAGGACATCAGCGACAAAGCCCTTTAA
- a CDS encoding DUF1844 domain-containing protein, with amino-acid sequence MSEENEEKEPKLIIDDDWKTQVQKEKEALAEKQAAAESAPDDATPAATEESQAADDSQPAGDIEPPPASFEMLVAMLGSQALISLGKVPNPMTGESEPNKAIAKHYIDTLAMLQEKTKRNLTGQEHDNLTQTLHQLRMLFVSM; translated from the coding sequence ATGAGCGAAGAAAACGAAGAAAAAGAACCCAAGCTGATCATCGACGACGATTGGAAAACGCAGGTTCAAAAGGAAAAGGAAGCTCTGGCGGAGAAGCAAGCAGCTGCCGAGAGCGCTCCGGACGACGCAACGCCTGCTGCGACTGAAGAGTCTCAAGCGGCAGACGACTCGCAGCCCGCTGGCGATATCGAACCACCTCCCGCATCGTTTGAGATGCTGGTGGCGATGCTCGGCTCTCAAGCCTTGATCTCGCTGGGCAAGGTTCCCAACCCGATGACGGGTGAAAGCGAACCGAATAAAGCGATCGCCAAGCACTACATCGACACGCTGGCGATGTTGCAAGAAAAGACCAAGCGGAACCTGACCGGTCAGGAACACGACAACTTAACGCAGACGCTGCACCAGTTGCGGATGTTGTTCGTATCGATGTAA
- a CDS encoding methylamine utilization protein gives MRFFIISAFVATTFLSATADAQQWGDLKVKFVFKGAAPDADKIAVTVDKEFCGKHDLVDESLVVGKDGGIQNVVVYAYDGRGGVKLPAIHPDLEGKPNTHELANKDCRFEPHIVICKAGDTLNVTNPDPVGHNCNLAFLVNAAQNFTIPPLKSKEVKLDNAEPAPIPVACNIHPWMQAKVVVLEHPYAAKSDESGTLVIKNLPTGKLAFRLYHEAAGRLSGLEVAGSEVNRRNVFEVEIKPGENDLGTVELDAKLF, from the coding sequence ATGCGATTTTTTATAATCTCGGCCTTTGTCGCCACCACGTTCCTTTCGGCCACTGCTGATGCCCAACAATGGGGCGATCTGAAGGTTAAGTTTGTCTTCAAGGGAGCCGCCCCCGACGCCGACAAGATCGCCGTCACCGTCGACAAAGAGTTCTGCGGCAAGCACGACTTGGTCGATGAGTCGTTGGTTGTTGGCAAGGATGGCGGAATTCAAAACGTCGTCGTTTACGCATACGACGGACGCGGTGGAGTCAAATTGCCTGCGATCCATCCCGATCTGGAAGGCAAGCCGAACACTCACGAACTGGCCAACAAAGATTGCCGCTTCGAGCCGCACATCGTGATCTGCAAAGCGGGCGACACGTTGAACGTGACCAACCCCGATCCCGTCGGTCACAACTGCAACTTGGCCTTCTTGGTCAACGCCGCTCAAAACTTCACCATTCCGCCGCTGAAGTCGAAGGAAGTGAAGTTGGACAACGCCGAACCTGCTCCGATTCCCGTCGCCTGCAACATCCACCCTTGGATGCAAGCGAAGGTTGTCGTTTTGGAACACCCCTACGCTGCCAAGTCGGATGAAAGCGGTACCTTGGTTATCAAGAACCTGCCAACTGGAAAGCTTGCTTTCCGTCTGTACCACGAAGCTGCGGGTCGTTTGAGCGGCTTGGAAGTTGCTGGCAGCGAAGTCAATCGCCGCAACGTCTTTGAAGTCGAAATCAAGCCAGGCGAAAACGATCTGGGCACCGTCGAACTCGACGCCAAACTGTTCTAA
- a CDS encoding TCR/Tet family MFS transporter, producing the protein MNKPGQRRQAAISFILITLFIDILGIGIIIPVLPELVKSFVEGSTANASWYVGVIGSVYALMQFIFAPIVGALSDRFGRRPVILCSLFGLGVDFIVQGLATNIGWLFAGRIFAGVMGASISTANAYIADVSTADTRARNFGLVGVAFGMGFIIGPALGGLLGAFDLRLPFFVAAGLALVNWLYGYFILPESLPPERRSSFTLAKANPLGSLQRLRQYPIVAGLAVAIVCTSLAQRGLENVWVLYTGYRFDWNQQTNGLALGLVGLMAMLVQGGLVRPTIKRFGERRTVLIGVTISFIAFLGYGSATQGWMIPCIIIFGGFGGVSGPAMQSLVAGAIDPSEQGKVQGALTSLISLTNVIAPTFFTAGLFSYFISDDAPIHLPGIPFYVGAALIFTALLIIRRVFRRIPETEQVEAGSLAT; encoded by the coding sequence GTGAACAAGCCCGGGCAACGGCGACAAGCCGCTATCTCTTTCATCCTGATCACCCTGTTCATCGATATCTTGGGGATCGGGATCATCATTCCCGTGCTGCCCGAATTGGTGAAGAGCTTCGTCGAGGGGAGCACCGCCAACGCTAGCTGGTATGTCGGCGTGATCGGTTCGGTCTACGCGTTGATGCAGTTCATCTTCGCCCCAATCGTCGGAGCACTGTCGGATCGCTTCGGTCGCCGACCGGTGATCCTTTGTTCGCTGTTTGGCCTCGGCGTCGACTTCATCGTCCAGGGCTTGGCGACCAATATCGGTTGGTTGTTTGCCGGGCGGATCTTTGCCGGCGTGATGGGAGCCAGCATCTCGACCGCCAACGCTTATATCGCCGATGTTTCGACAGCCGATACGCGGGCGCGTAACTTCGGCTTGGTCGGAGTCGCTTTTGGAATGGGCTTTATCATCGGACCAGCGCTTGGCGGATTGCTGGGTGCTTTCGATCTGCGGTTGCCATTTTTTGTTGCCGCAGGGCTGGCGCTGGTGAACTGGTTGTACGGCTACTTCATTTTGCCCGAATCGCTGCCGCCAGAGCGTCGCAGCAGTTTCACACTCGCCAAAGCCAATCCGCTTGGATCGCTGCAACGCCTGCGTCAGTATCCGATCGTCGCGGGGTTAGCTGTCGCGATCGTCTGCACCTCGCTGGCCCAACGCGGCTTGGAAAACGTCTGGGTTCTGTACACCGGATATCGATTCGATTGGAATCAACAGACCAATGGACTCGCCTTGGGGCTGGTCGGATTGATGGCGATGTTGGTGCAGGGAGGACTGGTGCGGCCGACGATCAAGCGGTTTGGTGAACGCCGCACCGTTCTGATCGGCGTGACGATCTCCTTCATCGCATTTCTCGGATACGGATCGGCGACGCAGGGCTGGATGATTCCCTGCATCATCATCTTCGGCGGCTTTGGAGGAGTCAGCGGGCCGGCGATGCAGAGTCTTGTCGCCGGGGCGATCGATCCGTCGGAGCAAGGGAAGGTGCAGGGAGCGCTGACGTCGTTGATCAGTCTGACCAACGTGATCGCACCGACGTTTTTCACCGCCGGATTGTTCAGCTACTTCATCTCCGACGACGCCCCGATCCACTTGCCGGGGATTCCCTTCTACGTCGGTGCGGCGCTGATTTTTACAGCGCTGTTGATCATCCGCCGCGTCTTTCGACGGATTCCAGAGACCGAACAAGTCGAAGCGGGCAGCTTGGCGACTTGA